TCGCCGGACGCCTCGATACCGCGACGGACGAAACGGATGATGGAGACGATCACGGCGGGACAAAGACGGAACCGACAACTTAGGTGCTGCCGATTCACCACCATACCATGCCAGACGAGACAAGCGAGTCGGACGACGATCTCAGATCGGAGGTGCGGGACCTCCGTTCGAAACTCAACGAATTCGAGGCACAGGTCGATGAGCGTACTCTCCACCGCGATGAGATCGAATCCGATCTCAAACGATACGTTCGGAAACGCGCCCGTCGCGGCAAGGCCCGGGGATGGGGACCGTATCTCGTACTCCTCTATGG
The sequence above is drawn from the Halocatena salina genome and encodes:
- a CDS encoding ribonuclease BN; this encodes MPDETSESDDDLRSEVRDLRSKLNEFEAQVDERTLHRDEIESDLKRYVRKRARRGKARGWGPYLVLLYGTAMTIGAFYYLRGGWAILAMIVLWLSTLGLYVFMIVVGLGLNLLGIPGRLRDRISSFRS